From the genome of Fundulus heteroclitus isolate FHET01 chromosome 9, MU-UCD_Fhet_4.1, whole genome shotgun sequence, one region includes:
- the LOC118556469 gene encoding granzyme B(G,H)-like, whose translation MFSHSKLPVLIVLLTLHGQGQTGKIIGGREAVPHSRPYMAFIEHMKNNETFYCNGCLLNENFVLTAAHCQGSNYKVFLGVHDTSILDNNKKVQYLTVEKAIPHPNYTPHANDLMLLKLTPKPVLNRNVKTIALASHDNGTLPKSCIVSGWGQTYPFGPISSKLMEINVTLTDDKKCAEHNLYCSKGNVRPSTGDSGGPLVCEDGSTYGVVSFLYNDPNDSPLTAYTKIPHYLSWINKMMKKTLSKN comes from the exons ATGTTCTCCCATAGCAAACTGCCAGTATTGATAGTCCTGCTGACTCTTCATGGTCAAG gtcaaacaggaaaaataatcGGAGGCCGTGAGGCTGTGCCACACAGCCGGCCGTACATGGCTTTCATAGAGCACATGAAAAACAATGAAACGTTCTACTGTAATGGATGTCTTCTGAATGAAAATTTTGTGTTGACTGCTGCCCACTGCCAAGGAAG CAATTATAAGGTTTTCCTTGGAGTTCATGATACAAGCATTttggataataataaaaaagtacagTACCTAACTGTGGAAAAAGCAATTCCTCATCCAAATTATACCCCACACGCGAACGATTTAATGCTCCTAAAg CTGACCCCCAAACCAGTGTTGAACAGGAATGTGAAAACCATTGCTCTGGCAAGCCATGATAATGGGACTCTGCCGAAATCATGTATTGTCTCCGGCTGGGGTCAAACATATCCCTTTGGACCGATTTCTTCCAAACTCATGGAAATCAATGTGACATTGACTGACGATAAGAAGTGTGCTGAACATAATTTATATTGTTCAAAGGGAAATGTTAGACCAAGTACG GGTGATTCTGGAGGTCCACTGGTATGTGAAGATGGAAGCACGTATGGAGTGGTGTCCTTCCTATACAATGATCCAAATGACTCCCCGCTGACTGCATATACTAAGATACCTCATTATTTGAGCTGGATtaacaaaatgatgaaaaagacTCTCAGCAAGAACTAA